In Numidum massiliense, a single genomic region encodes these proteins:
- a CDS encoding ABC transporter ATP-binding protein, which produces MTVAANENLLEVKELKVYYPIRGGFFRRKIGDVKAVDNVSFSLKKGETFGLVGESGCGKSTTGRTVVRLNDATSGKIIFDGTDITNVKGSQLQKLRADFQLVFQDPYASLNPKMMVGHLIDEPLRNYGDKSHKTHKEVVLDLLEKVGLPAESYYKYPHEFSGGQRQRIGIARALALKPKLIIADEPVSALDVSIQSQVLNLLKGLQKEFGLTYLFIAHDLSVVKHMSDRIGVMYLGKLVEIADKASLYEKPLHPYTQALTSAIPIPDPRFKRERIVLEGDVPSPINPPSGCVFHTRCSHAMPECKVKIPTLKEVRAGHNVACHLY; this is translated from the coding sequence GTGACCGTGGCTGCTAACGAAAATTTACTCGAAGTCAAGGAATTGAAGGTGTACTATCCGATCCGCGGCGGTTTTTTTCGCCGCAAAATAGGTGACGTGAAAGCTGTCGACAACGTGTCTTTCTCGCTGAAAAAGGGAGAAACGTTCGGACTCGTCGGGGAATCCGGGTGCGGCAAATCGACGACCGGACGCACCGTCGTCCGCCTCAACGACGCGACGAGCGGGAAAATAATTTTTGACGGCACTGACATTACGAATGTGAAAGGCTCTCAGCTACAAAAACTGCGCGCCGATTTTCAACTTGTCTTCCAAGACCCTTATGCGTCACTCAATCCCAAAATGATGGTCGGCCATCTCATCGACGAACCGCTGCGCAATTACGGTGACAAGTCGCATAAAACGCACAAAGAAGTCGTGCTCGACCTGTTAGAGAAGGTCGGATTGCCCGCGGAATCGTACTACAAATACCCGCACGAATTTTCTGGGGGACAGCGGCAGCGCATCGGCATCGCCCGCGCACTCGCATTGAAGCCGAAACTCATTATTGCGGACGAGCCCGTGTCAGCGCTCGACGTGTCGATTCAATCGCAAGTGTTAAACTTGCTGAAAGGACTACAAAAAGAATTCGGGTTGACGTATTTGTTCATCGCGCACGACTTGAGCGTCGTGAAGCACATGAGCGACCGCATCGGCGTCATGTACCTCGGGAAACTCGTCGAAATCGCCGATAAGGCATCGTTGTACGAAAAGCCACTCCATCCGTACACGCAGGCGCTGACGTCGGCGATCCCGATTCCCGATCCGCGCTTCAAGCGTGAACGGATCGTGCTCGAAGGTGACGTGCCGAGTCCGATCAACCCGCCGAGCGGCTGCGTCTTCCATACGCGTTGTTCGCACGCGATGCCGGAATGCAAGGTGAAAATTCCGACCTTGAAGGAGGTGAGAGCGGGTCATAACGTGGCCTGTCATCTGTATTAG
- a CDS encoding ABC transporter ATP-binding protein: MAENNLLEITNLSTGFHIDGKFYNAIEGINLSVKEKEVVCIVGESGCGKSVLSLSIMHLLPKHNGEISGGDIVFDGHELSKLSEAEMNKLRGKDLAMIFQEPMTALNPVFTIGSQLQEALFNHTDMSKESARERCVELLKNVGISRPERIMDEYPHQLSGGMRQRVMIAMAIALHPKLLIADEPTTAVDVTVQAQILELLKEIQEQEKMAILFITHDLGVVAEIADRVVVMYAGQIVEEGSVDKIFYDAQHPYTKALLSSIPRLDEEKEELNTIKGIVPPLTKLSHTSCRFADRCPVRMDKCMTEQPELVEISPGHRSRCLLNYPAGKVEV; the protein is encoded by the coding sequence ATGGCGGAAAACAACCTTCTCGAAATTACAAATCTATCGACCGGGTTTCATATCGACGGAAAATTTTACAACGCCATTGAAGGTATTAATCTTTCCGTGAAAGAAAAAGAAGTTGTTTGTATCGTCGGCGAATCCGGTTGTGGTAAAAGTGTGCTCTCGTTGTCGATCATGCATTTGTTGCCGAAACATAACGGCGAGATTTCCGGGGGCGATATCGTCTTTGACGGACACGAACTGTCCAAGTTGTCCGAGGCGGAAATGAACAAACTGCGCGGCAAAGATCTCGCGATGATCTTCCAAGAGCCGATGACTGCGTTAAACCCAGTGTTTACGATCGGTTCACAATTGCAAGAAGCGCTCTTTAACCATACGGACATGTCGAAAGAGAGCGCGCGCGAACGGTGCGTCGAACTGCTCAAAAACGTCGGTATTTCTCGTCCGGAACGCATAATGGACGAGTATCCACACCAATTGTCCGGCGGGATGCGGCAACGGGTCATGATCGCGATGGCGATTGCACTGCACCCGAAACTACTCATCGCCGACGAGCCGACGACGGCGGTAGACGTGACGGTGCAAGCGCAAATTTTAGAATTGCTAAAAGAAATTCAGGAACAGGAGAAGATGGCGATCCTGTTCATCACGCACGACCTAGGCGTCGTCGCTGAAATTGCTGACCGCGTCGTCGTCATGTACGCGGGGCAAATCGTGGAAGAGGGCAGCGTCGACAAAATTTTTTACGACGCCCAGCACCCGTACACGAAGGCGTTACTTTCGTCCATTCCGCGGCTCGACGAAGAGAAAGAAGAGTTGAACACGATTAAAGGGATCGTTCCGCCGCTGACGAAACTGTCCCATACGAGTTGCCGTTTTGCCGATCGTTGTCCGGTACGGATGGACAAATGTATGACGGAACAGCCGGAACTCGTCGAAATAAGTCCGGGTCACCGTTCGCGGTGCCTATTAAATTATCCTGCCGGTAAAGTTGAGGTGTGA
- a CDS encoding PadR family transcriptional regulator translates to MDERVLLILGLLMNQSQHGYQINDFIEKNLGRVSGMKKATAYALLKRLHKSGHVDVTVEKGDNRLQRHVYSITEKGKKAFFELLRDGLAHVEATTPSGDIGLLFCDHLPREEVIHYLTQRRDYLTELIEKYERAPRHSFGMGVALTVSHRITLFKADRDWLDETIARLANENR, encoded by the coding sequence ATGGACGAACGCGTATTGCTAATATTAGGTTTATTAATGAATCAAAGCCAGCACGGCTATCAAATCAACGATTTTATTGAAAAAAACCTCGGCCGCGTGTCCGGCATGAAGAAGGCGACGGCATATGCGTTGTTGAAACGACTACACAAGTCGGGGCACGTCGACGTGACCGTCGAAAAAGGCGACAACCGGCTACAGCGACACGTTTATTCAATTACGGAAAAGGGGAAAAAGGCGTTTTTTGAGCTGTTGCGCGACGGTTTGGCTCACGTCGAAGCGACGACGCCTTCAGGCGACATCGGGCTACTTTTTTGCGACCACTTGCCGCGCGAAGAAGTGATTCACTATTTGACGCAGCGGCGCGATTACTTGACAGAGCTAATCGAAAAATATGAGCGGGCACCGCGGCACAGCTTCGGTATGGGGGTCGCGTTAACGGTAAGTCATCGCATCACGCTCTTTAAAGCGGACCGCGACTGGTTGGATGAGACGATTGCGCGACTCGCAAACGAGAACAGGTGA